Proteins from a single region of Psilocybe cubensis strain MGC-MH-2018 chromosome 3, whole genome shotgun sequence:
- a CDS encoding putative sulfate permease C3H7.02 has translation MSIEAAKRYGKRIIGYPETTVPVASSIEYVTSSFNNPTSRIKTYVISLFPILSWIGKYNLGWLTGDVIAGITVGMVVVPQGMSYALIATLPAEYGLYSSFVGVLIYCFFATSKDVSIGPVAVMSLTVAQVIKHVQARDPGQWDGPTIASLLALITGFIVLGIGLLRLGWLVEFISAPAVSGFMTGSAISIAAGQVPGLMGITGFDTRAATYKVIINTLKRLPITKIDAAFGITGLVSLYAIRYFCVYMSKKYPRRARLFFFISVLRNAFVIIVLTLAAWLYCRHRKTAAGKYPIKILQTVPPGFKHVKRPTIDDRLLAAMAPELPVATIILLLEHIAISKSFGRLNGYKIDPNQELIAIGVTNTIGSCFGAYPATGSFSRSALKSKSGVRTPAAGILTAIIVITALYGLTDAFFWIPSAGLSAIIIHAVADLVASPAQVYSYWRVSPLEWVIWVAAVLVTIFSSIENGIYTSIAASLVLLLIRVAHPRGSFLGKVTVRDSGSEDQATREVFLPLSKGGIVNSDIKVTPPSPGVLVYRFEESYLYPNSSIVNSALVDYVKENMRRGRDMSNVSLSERPWNDPGPSRRGAEDDQAENEKKPILHAIVLDFSTVSHLDTTATQALIDTRTEIEKWADHPVEFHFASVLSPWIRRALIAGGFGTGISASKTHDIAAVVPYRDGAEELPRFSKERDDVESLKNLKGRSSPSPSKDGYVDVISSDTPFFHIDLAGAVKAAESGLHRVL, from the exons ATGTCGATAGAAGCCGCAAAACGTTATGGGAAGCGTATCATCGGTTATCCAGAGACCACTGTACCAGTTGCCTCCAGCATCGAATATGTCACCTCATCATTCAACAACCCTACTTCACGC ATTAAGACATATGTGATCAGTCTATTCCCCATTTTGTCGTGGATTGGAAAATACA ACCTCGGGTGGCTCACTGGTGATGTAATTGCTGGTATTACTGTCGGCATGGTAGTTGTACCGCAGGGAATGTCCTATGCATTG ATCGCGACTTTACCCGCGGAGTATGGCCTATATTCATCGTTCGTTGGGGTCCTCATCTATTGC TTCTTCGCCACCTCCAAAGATGTCTCTATTGGGCCTGTCGCTGTCATGTCTCTTACTGTAGCTCAAGTCATCAAGCATGTGCAAGCCCGTGATCCCGGTCAATGGGACGGACCCACAATTGCAAGTTTACTTGCTCTCATCACTGGATTCATTGTCCTTGGAATTGGTCTCCTGCGCCTCGGTTGGCTGGTGGAATTTATCTCTGCGCCAGCCGTTAGTGGGTTCATGACAGGTTCCGCCATTAGCATCGCAGCTGGCCAAGTACCAGGATTAATGGGAATAACTGGATTCGA TACTCGTGCTGCCACATATAAAGTCATTATCAACACGCTTAAGAGACTGCCAATTACTAAAATTGACGCAGCGTTTGGGATTACTGGCCTTGTCAGCCTGTACGCTATCCGCTACTTTTGCGTGTACATGAGCAAGAAGTATCCCCGAAGAG CtcgtcttttcttcttcattagCGTGTTGAGAAATGCGTTTGTCATTATCGTCTTGACTTTGGCTGCCTGGCTGTACTGCCGTCACAGGAAGACCGCGGCAGGCAAATATCCAATTAAGATCTTGCAAACCGTACCTCCAGGCTTCAAGCACGTTAAGCGACCTACAATCGACGATCGACTCCTCGCTGCGATGGCCCCTGAGCTTCCTGTGGCAACAATCATTCTGCTTCTAGAACACATCGCTATTTCCAAAT CATTTGGAAGACTTAATGGATATAAAATTGACCCCAACCAGGAACTTATTGCCATAGGTGTTACAAATACCATTGGAAGTTGCTTTGGCGCATATCCTGCGACTGGATCCTTCTCTCGATCTGCGCTCAAATCAAAGTCCGGTGTCCGTACCCCAGCTGCCGGTATTTTGACTGCAATCATTGTCATCACTGCCTTGTACGGTTTAACCGATGCGTTCTTCTGGATTCCCTCCGCTGGATTATCCGCTATCATCATTCATGCTGTGGCTGATCTTGTGGCATCACCAGCCCAG GTGTATTCCTATTGGCGGGTTTCTCCTCTGGAATGGGTCATCTGGGTAGCGGCCGTTTTAGTTACCATTTTCTCGTCAATCGAGAATGGAATCTATACCTCAATTGCGGCGTCATTGGTTCTACTGCTAATTCGCGTTGCCCACCCCCGCGGGTCATTCTTGGGAAAAGTCACTGTTCGTGACAGCGGATCGGAAGACCAGGCTACTCGAGAAGTCTTCCTGCCTCTAAGCAAAGGTGGAATCGTCAACTCCGACATCAAGGTTACGCCTCCTTCCCCTGGTGTTCTCGTTTATCGATTTGAAGAGAGTTACCTTTATCCCAACTCTTCCATTGTCAACTCTGCTCTCGTCGACTATGTCAAAGAGAACATGAGGAGAGGGCGCGACATGTCTAACGTCAGCCTTAGTGAGAGACCTTGGAACGACCCTGGTCCTAGTCGCCGAGGAGCTGAAGATGATCAGGCTGAAAATGAGAAGAAGCCAATCCTACACGCTATCGTCCTAGATTTCTCCACAGT ATCTCACCTTGATACCACAGCTACACAAGCTCTAATCGACACTCGCACAGAAATAGAAAAATGGGCTGACCACCCAGTAGAG TTCCACTTTGCTTCTGTCCTTTCTCCATGGATCCGCCGCGCCCTCATCGCTGGTGGGTTTGGAACAGGTATCTCTGCCTCAAAAACACATGACATCGCTGCTGTCGTTCCCTATCGCGACGGCGCCGAAGAACTACCGCGGTTCTCTAAAGAGAGGGATGACGTCGAGTCTCTCAAGAATTTGAAGGGGCGGTCATCACCCTCACCTTCAAAAGACGGATACGTCGATGTTATTTCCAGCGATACACCCTTCTTCCACATTGACCTTGCGGGTGCTGTGAAAGCTGCTGAGTCAGGACTTCATCGTGTTCTCTAA
- a CDS encoding putative transcriptional regulatory protein (putative transcriptional regulatory protein LBA0733), whose product MFRLLLRSSHPPSLTRYFHTQRPIQAGHNKWSKIKDKKGANDAQKSVLYTRMNREIINAVKVGGSADPEKNSMLATTLKKAREQGVPKDNIEKALAKAAGGKDQTGERIVYEALAFKSVGIIIECVTDNINRTIHNVREVLTAHGAHMTPVNFMFNHVGCLTVEVVDEAGDGDFSKFEEFVLNLDVIDLKQDNSSNLGGVFRVYCQPSNLAELQTAIENKKASGITLRSSELTYVPVDSSPDGGELQNQVQELVQDLEDIEDITKVWTTQDSS is encoded by the exons ATGTTCAGACTTCTTCTCCGTTCATCACATCCGCCCTCTTTAACGCGGTATTTTCATACTCAGCGCCCTATTCAGGCAGGGCACAACAAA TGGTCTAAAATCAAGGACAAAAAAGGTGCCAATGACGCACAGAAAAGCGTTCTCTATACCAGAATGAATCGA GAAATTATCAATGCTGTTAAAG TCGGCGGCTCTGCAGACCCAGAGAAGAATTCAATGCTCGCAACGACATTGAAGAAGGCAAGAGAACAGGGGGTTCCTAAGGATAATATAGAAAAGGCACTCGCAAAG GCTGCAGGAGGCAAAGATCAAACGGGTGAACGCATTGTATACGAGGCGCTTGCATTTAAGTCTGTGGGGATCATCAT TGAATGCGTCACCGACAACATCAATCGCACAATTCACAACGTACGAGAAGTTCTGACTGCTCATGG CGCACACATGACGCCTGTTAATTTCATGTTCAATCACGTAGGCTGCTTGACAGTCGAAGTAGTAGACGAGGCGGGAGATGGAGACTTCAGCAAATTCGAAGAATTTGTGCTAAATCTTGATGTCATTGACTTAAAGCAAGACAATTCATCAAACCTGGGTGGGGTTTTCAGG GTATATTGCCAACCATCGAATTTAGCTGAACTTCAAACCGCTATCGAAAATAAAAAGGCATCCGGAATAACACTACGATCATCAGAACTAACGTACGTTCCAGTGGATAGCTCGCCAGATGGCGGAGAATTGCAAAATCAGGTACAAGAGCTTGTCCAGGACCTCGAGGATATCGAGGATATAACCAAGGTCTGGACAACACAAGATTCGTCATAG
- a CDS encoding Ubiquitin-conjugating enzyme E2 J1, producing the protein MYPANRTLKDDIFEWHCTLRGPAGTEFDGGLYHFRILLPAEYPFRPPSIMILTPNGRFELNTKICISFTSYHEELWQPAWGVRTAILGLQGFFPLKGQAAVGVGSIEYPASERKRLAALSREWTCPHCKQSNLELLPDPPASTSASSDQPVAEDADVAPTTVAAAEIVPPAEIEPAPKGSAAPLPEQADGSKEADQSTMTEPRLTVAEENDMRAMAQALHDKLNKLQSREAVREAETLRNLSSRPQQAHVVRNEPAASESPRVASSVSTPATPSGPTATHNPSSSPSTLKPHVSMPRRNSLRLPNQPPSTPIPPSLRQSPYLNAPIFKREISSPNFPTEEDEKWLQDTIPIPSTSNDPAHSPGSAKAHSDRRGSVNQPNSRHFAVPGVAVTSPYLEVPSSPYMPSSRPKAQTDKYLAHSLAPPPTYDICPLTSTGSAPKPAPLNQTQSESSVSRLSTSSNQSYFPRVPPMR; encoded by the exons ATGTACCCCGCAAACCGCACTCTTAAGGATGACATATTC GAATGGCACTGCACACTACGAGGGCCTGCAGGAACTGAATTCGATGGCGGCCTTTATCACTTTCGTATCCTACTCCCAGCAGAATATCCATTTCGACCTCCATCCATCATGATATTGACTCCCAATGGAAGATTTGAACTGAACACCAAG ATTTGCATTAGCTTTACAAGTT ATCATGAGGAACTCTGGCAACCTGCATGGGGAGTGCGAACAG CCATTCTCGGTTTACAaggcttctttccattaaAGGGGCAGGCGGCGGTTGGTGTTGGATCTATTGAGTACCCTGCGTcggaaaggaaaaggttgGCTGCTTT ATCGAGAGAGTGGACATGCCCACATTGCAAACAATCGAATCTTGAGTTACTACCCGACCCTCCTGCATCTACGAGCGCCAGTAGTGATCAACCGGTTGCAGAGGATGCAGATGTTGCGCCGACAACGGTTGCAGCCGCTGAAATCGTCCCCCCTGCAGAGATTGAACCCGCTCCGAAAGGGTCTGCCGCCCCTCTTCCTGAACAGGCCGACGGATCAAAGGAAGCTGATCAATCGACGATGACCGAGCCACGGCTCACAGTTGCtgaagaaaatgacatgCGAGCGATGGCCCAGGCATTACATGACAAATTAAACAAACTGCAGAGTAGGGAGGCCGTACGAGAGGCCGAGACACTGCGAAACCTGTCTTCCAGACCGCAGCAAGCTCACGTCGTCCGAAACGAACCTGCAGCATCGGAGTCGCCGCGTGTGGCGTCGAGTGTCTCGACACCTGCTACGCCCAGCGGACCGACAGCAACAC ACaatccctcctcctccccctccacACTCAAGCCCCATGTATCCATGCCCCGCAGGAACTCTCTGCGCCTTCCAAACCAGCCCCCCTCGACGCCAATTCCACCGTCTCTCAGGCAGTCGCCCTATCTCAACGCACCCATCTTCAAGCGCGAGATCTCGTCGCCAAATTTTCCTACtgaagaggatgagaaaTGGCTGCAGGACACCATTCCCATCCCCTCCACAAGCAACGATCCCGCCCACAGTCCAGGTAGTGCTAAGGCTCATTCAGACAGACGAGGGAGCGTTAATCAGCCCAACTCAAGACACTTCGCAGTCCCTGGTGTGGCCGTCACGTCACCGTACCTCGAAGTTCCCTCGTCGCCGTATATGCCCAGCAGCAGGCCCAAGGCACAGACGGACAAATATCTCGCCCATTCCCTCGCGCCTCCGCCGACCTATGATATCTGCCCATTAACCAGCACGGGCAGCGCCCCTAAACCCGCCCCTTTGAACCAGACTCAGTCAGAGTCCAGTGTCTCACGTCTATCAACCAGTTCGAACCAAAGTTACTTCCCTCGTGTACCTCCCATGAGGTAG
- a CDS encoding Splicing factor 3A subunit 1 produces the protein MAEVALANGHAHGLNGHADFQMADPSPASGASSLRFSSGLILPPPDIKAVIDRTATYVARSANPPQFEERVREGQRADPKFSFLNPADPYHAYYRDRMDKVARGEVDDESAPKEKGAEVTEAREPVDIGVEPPPPEFILDLPNISPIDLDIMKLTALFTARRGRSFLATLSSREGRNYQFDFLRPTHSLFGYFNRLVEQYTKVIQPNKEMLEQLKERTKEGAKWKMLETARQHAKWEKNKREKEQKRYDDQEAEKRAFAEIDWHDYAIVQTIEFTAVDANSELPPPMSVQEVENMTLAQKRMAAMIMETTADDIEAHRSRQAAAEAEAAAAVGGAGAGDEEDAEMEQSDDEEEVANKQKKEREDIQRAIAQAQALQANAMNPAGPMKIRTDYVPKLGEKKSKVAMTTCTICGQQIPVDELQEHMRIELLDPKWKEQRDNLEARKAQASELQRGANVVASLQGLARTRVDIFGTETDEERRKREEAAEREKRKEREKVVWDGHTASKANTLDKFSRNVNTDEQIAAIHRAKGLGPQEANAIGPGIGPAAVPPPLTSLPPAPASLPAPPTNSGAYSAATISSGPQPASMYSAQPPVMLPPLHYQGMDSAQPFGYQPAPPVAPGMHPTRMAALAAANSVIQSVQAGMVRSADEMEGGNPDEIPPAKRQRVAKLPGGALYPEEDWISMHPHPISLQVQMPNDPSKPEWKLQGQVVTIPDLPLNLLVSTLRDRILQHTGSTVPASRIRLSYMGKMLTNSTSIAYSNLEDEDMLVFSVRDAKKK, from the exons ATGGCTGAAGTTGCGCTCGCCAATGGACACGCCCACGGCCTCAACGGCCATGCTGACTTCCAGATGGCTGACCCTTCCCCAGCCTCTGGTGCATCCAGTTTACGTTTCAGCAGCGGCCTCATCCTTCCCCCACCTGACATAAAGG CCGTCATCGACCGAACAGCTACCTACGTTGCTCGTTCCGCTAACCCGCCGCAATTCGAAGAGAGGGTACGAGAGGGACAACGTGCCGACCCGAAATTCTCTTTCCTCAACCCCGCCGATCCATACCATGCGTACTATCGGGACAGAATGGACAAGGTTGCGCGGGGTGAAGTTGATGACGAGTCCGCCCCAAAAGAAAAGGGCGCAGAGGTGACTGAAGCCCGTGAACCTGTTGATATCGGAGtcgaacctcctcctccagaaTTTATCCTCGATCTACCAAACATCAGCCCAATTGACTT GGATATCATGAAGCTCACAGCTCTGTTTACTGCTCGTCGTGGCCGAAGCTTCTTGGCCACCCTTTCTTCGCGTGAAGGTCGCAACTATCAGTTCGATTTCTTGCGCCCAACACATTCTTTGTTTGGCTACTTTAATCGGTTGGTGGAGCAGTATACCAAAGTCATCCAGCCTAATAAGGAGATGCTGGAACAGCTAAAAGAGCGCACGAAAGAAGGAGCGAAATGGAAAATGCTCGAGACCGCTCGCCAACACGCCAAATGGGAGAAAAACAAGCGCGAAAAGGAGCAAAAGAGGTATGATGACCAAGAGGCGGAAAAAC GTGCCTTTGCTGAGATTGACTGGCATGATTATGCCATTGTGCAAACCATCGAATTTACAGCCGTGGATGCCAACTCCGAACTTCCTCCTCCTATGAGCGTGCAGGAGGTTGAAAATATGACGTTGGCTCAGAAGCGCATGGCTGCAATGATTATGGAAACAACAGCCGACGACATCGAAGCGCATCGTTCACGCCAGGCTGCCGCCGAGGCCGAGGCTGCGGCTGCTGTCGGAGGCGCTGGAGCtggagatgaagaagatgctgAGATGGAACAGAgtgacgatgaggaagaggttGCGAACAAGCAGAAGAAGGAACGCGAAGACATTCAAAGAGCTATcgctcaagctcaagcttTGCAAGCCAATGCAATGAATCCTGCCGGTCCTATGAAGATCAGGACGGATTATGTACCCAAAC TcggagagaagaagagcaagGTTGCAATGACTACATGTACAATTTGTGGTCAACAAATCCCTGTCGACGAGCTCCAGGAGCATATGCGTATCGAGCTGCTAGATCCCAAATGGAAGGAGCAGCGAGACAATCTCGAAGCTCGCAAAGCCCAAGCATCAGAATTACAGAGGGGTGCCAATGTCGTGGCCTCTTTGCAAGGCCTGGCGCGTACTCGTGTGGATATTTTCGGAACAGAGACAGACGAGGAACGAAGGAAGCGCGAGGAGGCTGCGGAGAGGGAGAAGCgcaaggaaagggaaaaggtTGTTTGGGATGGTCATACTGCCAGCAAAGCCAACACCCTGGACAAGTTCTCCAGGAATGTCAATACCGACGAGCAGATTGCCGCCATTCATCGTGCAAAGGGTCTTGGACC ACAAGAAGCAAATGCCATTGGTCCTGGAATTGGCCCAGCTGCTGTCCCTCCTCCTTTGACTTCTCtccctcctgctcctgcatCACTCCCAGCGCCTCCTACAAATTCAGGAGCGTATTCTGCTGCCACTATCTCCTCAGGACCACAGCCTGCCTCGATGTACAGTGCACAACCACCTGTCATGCTTCCACCTTTACACTACCAGGGTATGGACTCTGCTCAGCCATTTGGCTATCAGCCTGCACCTCCAGTTGCACCTGGCATGCACCCAACCCGTATGGCGGCGCTTGCTGCGGCTAACAGCGTCATCCAGAGCGTTCAGGCCGGAATGGTACGGTCTGCTGATGAAATGGAAGGTGGAAACCCCGACGAAATACCCCCTGCCAAAAGGCAGCGCGTCGCCAAGCTTCCTGGCGGTGCTCTTTATCCTGAAGAAGACTGGATCTCAATGCACCCG CATCCTATTTCTCTTCAAGTACAGATGCCTAATGACCCATCAAAGCCCGAATGGAAATTGCAAGGCCAGGTCGTCACAATCCCCGATTTACCCCTCAACCTCCTTGTGTCGACATTACGAGACCGTATCTTGCAGCACACGGGCAGCACCGTACCAGCATCCCGAATCCGTCTGTCCTACATGGGCAAAATGCTGACCAACTCAACGTCAATCGCCTACTCCAATCTGGAGGACGAAGACATGCTGGTCTTCAGCGTTCGGGATGCCAAGAAAAAGTAA
- a CDS encoding 54S ribosomal protein L31, mitochondrial, protein MFGAFRPSNVNSVGLLWKTPWKLSVTRKANARARLKKVDAVIEAVRASGVQTASLARALELPKEHEMPARDKYTVFSPHAKGYRKGIHKVPKWTRLTLRTNPKGF, encoded by the exons ATGTTTGGCGCGTTCAGGCCCTCTAATGTGAACTCCGTTGGTCTTCTATG GAAGACACCATGGAAATTGTCAGTCACGCGAAAAGCAAATGCTAGGGCAAGGCTAAAGAAGGTGGACGCCGTCATCGAAGCTGTGAGGGCTAGTGGAGTGCAAACTGCATCGCTG GCTCGCGCTCTGGAGTTACCTAAAGAACACGAAATGCCTGCCCGGGACAAGTATACCGTCTTCAGTCCCCACGCAAAAGGATACCGAAAGGGAATTCATAAGGTTCCTAAATGGACAAGG CTAACGCTTAGAACGAACCCCAAAGGTTTCTAA